The following coding sequences lie in one Methanopyrus sp. SNP6 genomic window:
- a CDS encoding DUF2124 family protein, with protein sequence MPEKGLKPLLTGFREAVLDLTDGEGVLVYSGCAGTCTPFAELLAFTLRETDLEQYYSIDLRREYLRMELRDHGYTVTDEREELESADVVVLLGGLAMPISDATPNDAREFIEELGNPPVVGVCFMNMFERAGWTDELDFHTIIDGYLEVAVK encoded by the coding sequence GTGCCTGAGAAAGGCCTCAAACCCCTCCTCACAGGCTTCCGCGAGGCCGTTCTCGACTTGACCGACGGTGAGGGCGTCCTCGTGTATTCCGGATGTGCCGGCACGTGCACACCGTTCGCGGAACTTCTCGCGTTCACGCTGCGGGAGACCGACCTCGAGCAGTACTACTCGATAGATCTCCGCCGCGAGTACCTGCGAATGGAGCTGCGCGACCACGGCTACACCGTCACCGACGAGCGGGAGGAGCTCGAGAGCGCGGACGTCGTCGTCCTCCTCGGCGGCCTCGCTATGCCGATATCCGATGCCACACCTAACGACGCTCGGGAGTTCATCGAGGAGCTCGGGAACCCCCCCGTCGTCGGCGTGTGCTTCATGAACATGTTCGAGCGCGCCGGCTGGACCGACGAGCTCGACTTCCACACGATCATCGACGGATACCTGGAGGTCGCGGTCAAGTGA
- a CDS encoding FkbM family methyltransferase produces the protein MIGKEPVPLGVGDYLLYFRPWALGDADAVSDVLYRELYPHEWLEGSREVVDVGAHVGAFTVLAAAHGASEILAIEPHPDNAELLRRNVEENDLNVEVVEAAAYDREDVVKMYLSPSTVAYSVELVRSRETIDVETVVIDDLGVSPDLIKIDAEGAEERVLRGSERTLEEHAPVLLISAYHYPGQEEDVRRWLEDRNYRVEVIVRETSPYRSPALRVPVIVGEPRA, from the coding sequence GTGATCGGGAAGGAACCGGTACCCCTTGGGGTAGGCGACTACCTCCTGTACTTCCGCCCCTGGGCCCTCGGCGATGCGGACGCCGTCTCGGACGTATTGTACAGGGAACTGTATCCCCACGAGTGGCTCGAGGGATCCCGCGAGGTAGTCGACGTGGGCGCTCACGTTGGTGCTTTCACGGTCCTCGCGGCCGCTCACGGTGCCAGTGAGATCCTCGCGATCGAACCCCACCCCGACAACGCAGAGCTCCTCCGACGTAACGTAGAGGAGAACGACCTCAACGTCGAAGTCGTCGAGGCCGCCGCTTACGACCGTGAGGACGTCGTCAAGATGTACCTCAGCCCCTCTACCGTCGCCTACTCCGTCGAGCTCGTCCGCTCCCGGGAGACAATCGACGTCGAGACAGTCGTCATCGACGACTTGGGGGTTTCTCCCGATCTGATCAAGATCGACGCCGAAGGGGCCGAAGAACGCGTCCTCCGCGGGTCCGAGCGGACACTCGAGGAACACGCCCCCGTCCTCCTGATCTCCGCCTACCACTATCCGGGGCAGGAGGAGGACGTCCGACGATGGCTCGAGGACAGGAACTACAGGGTCGAGGTGATCGTCCGGGAGACGAGCCCGTACAGGAGCCCCGCCCTACGCGTACCGGTGATAGTGGGCGAGCCCCGCGCCTGA
- a CDS encoding DUF367 family protein — protein MVLHTRDCDPKACTALRAHRMGLVELVRRPSDVPTGAVVLDPTVGKALSREDRDAVLGSGLVAVDCSWEHVHRYFGPLRRRCRRRILPYLIAANPVNYGKPCKLSTVEALAAALYILGFRREAERFISRFKWGPAFLELNRERLEAYRQAETSAEIVRAQEEFLPDGP, from the coding sequence ATCGTCCTCCACACCCGCGACTGCGACCCGAAAGCCTGCACGGCCCTACGGGCCCATCGTATGGGTCTCGTCGAGCTCGTGAGACGTCCATCGGACGTGCCCACCGGTGCCGTCGTCCTGGATCCTACCGTGGGGAAGGCCCTCTCCCGCGAGGATCGCGACGCCGTCCTAGGGAGCGGACTCGTTGCCGTGGACTGCTCCTGGGAACACGTCCACAGGTACTTCGGACCGCTCAGACGACGCTGCCGGCGCAGGATCCTCCCCTACCTGATCGCGGCCAACCCCGTCAATTACGGTAAACCCTGCAAGCTGAGCACCGTGGAGGCGCTTGCCGCCGCCCTGTACATCCTAGGGTTCAGGCGGGAGGCCGAGAGGTTCATTTCGCGGTTCAAGTGGGGTCCCGCCTTCCTGGAGCTCAACCGTGAGCGGCTCGAAGCGTACCGACAGGCCGAGACGAGCGCCGAGATCGTGCGCGCTCAGGAAGAGTTTCTTCCGGACGGCCCGTGA
- a CDS encoding 50S ribosomal protein L40e, with amino-acid sequence MAKFPEAEARIFNKLICMKCNARNPPDATKCRKCGYKGLRPKAREPRGG; translated from the coding sequence ATGGCGAAGTTCCCGGAGGCGGAGGCTCGGATCTTCAACAAACTGATCTGTATGAAGTGTAACGCGAGGAACCCACCGGACGCCACGAAGTGCAGGAAGTGCGGGTACAAGGGACTACGACCAAAGGCCAGGGAGCCGAGAGGCGGTTAG
- a CDS encoding geranylgeranylglyceryl/heptaprenylglyceryl phosphate synthase, whose translation MGVFGYLRERAPCHLTLLDPVDVGPEDVPEVLEPLVEAGTDAVMVGGSTAHTSQVEAVVEAIRKVADVPVILFPNGPEGLAPNADAVLFMSLLNSRSTYYLIEAQVKGAPLVERFGLESIPTGYLIVGEWGTTVSVVGDARVIPFDRTEIIVAHALAAKHLGMKAVYLEAGSGAPEPVPPEVVRRVSGTGVFTIVGGGIRNPETALEIVEAGADAVVTGTAVERDPDLASEIVEAVKRGA comes from the coding sequence ATGGGCGTGTTCGGATACCTGCGGGAGCGCGCCCCCTGTCACCTTACACTACTCGATCCCGTGGACGTTGGTCCGGAGGATGTCCCAGAGGTTCTGGAGCCGCTGGTGGAGGCGGGCACGGATGCGGTGATGGTCGGCGGTTCGACCGCGCACACATCACAGGTAGAGGCGGTGGTGGAGGCGATCCGGAAGGTCGCGGACGTCCCGGTGATACTGTTTCCGAACGGTCCGGAAGGTCTCGCGCCGAACGCGGACGCGGTGCTGTTCATGAGCCTCCTCAACTCGCGGAGCACGTACTACCTGATCGAGGCGCAGGTGAAGGGCGCGCCGTTGGTGGAACGGTTCGGGCTGGAATCGATCCCGACTGGCTACCTGATCGTGGGCGAGTGGGGAACGACCGTCTCAGTGGTCGGTGACGCTCGAGTGATCCCGTTCGACCGGACCGAAATCATCGTCGCGCACGCACTGGCGGCGAAGCACTTGGGCATGAAGGCGGTGTACCTGGAGGCGGGAAGCGGCGCGCCGGAACCAGTGCCCCCCGAAGTGGTACGGAGAGTCTCGGGAACCGGGGTGTTCACGATCGTGGGCGGTGGTATCCGGAATCCCGAGACTGCCTTAGAGATCGTCGAGGCGGGTGCGGATGCTGTCGTCACCGGGACCGCCGTAGAACGTGACCCGGATCTGGCCTCTGAGATCGTCGAGGCGGTTAAACGAGGTGCCTGA